The genomic window ATCTCCGTTGCAAAAGAAGACAGAGGGACGACACATACACCGGTTGCGCCGAGCATATAGTAGACAAACCGTTTATCCGGCTGAACATTCTCGCCGCTGACCAGCGCCTCCACCTGCTTTTGCACCGATGCGTTTGCAATGGGCAAGGTCTGCTTGTGATTCAAGACGCCGTCCTCAAAGGCAACGCTCATATAAAAAGCGCCGTTGGTGCAGTTGGCCAGCACCCCTTTAATATTCTTGAGGCAATCATAGGCAATATTTGAAAATTTCTCATAGCGCCGAACCCGCTCTTCGAGATACGCATCATATTTCGGATGGCTGAGTAACGCCGGGATGCATTTCTGCGGAAGGGTTGTGGAACAGACCTCAAGCATTTTGGCATTAAGAACCGACTGGACGAATTGCTCGAACATCGGGTCTTTGTGACCGTTGTATACTTCAATCCACCCACATCGGGACCCGGGCCAGGGCATTTCCTTGGAAATCCCCCGCATGGCAATTGCCGGCACCTCACCAATAATATCGGAAATCGGCACCGTATGTTTGCCGTTATAAATAATATTCAGGTAGACCTCGTCGCAGATAATGAAGAGATCATATTTCTTAACAAGTGCAATCATACCCCTGAGGATCTCTTCAGGATATACCGCACCAGTGGGATTATCCGGATTGATTATCAGAATGCCGGCAACCTGCGGATTATATTTTATGCGTTTTTCAAGATCATCCAGATCGGGATACCAGTGATTATGAGGATCCAGCCGGTAACAGACCGGCCGGTCGCCGGCATGGGCCGCTTCTGCCGACGAATGCGTCGTGTAACTGGGAGAAGGCACAACCACCCGGGCTGTTTCCTTGAGCATCTTGAAAACTTTACTGATCGCATCCCCAAGTCCGTTAAAGAAAATGATATCTTCGGCGGTTATCTGGGCGCCACCCCGCTTATTGGTCCTTTCGGCAAGAAATTTGCGGGTTTCGAGGATGCCTTTTGTAGGGCAATAGGCATAGGAGGAATCTTCCAAGGCAAAGTCCGCAACAATCTTTTTCATCCATTCCGGTATCTTCTCGCCCTTGGCAATCGGATCACCGATATTTTCCCAATAGGTTTTAATGCCGAACTCCTGCAGGCGTTCCCCGACACTGACTATATTCCTGATTTCATAAGTAAGTTCACCAGCCCCAGGATGGACAATATTCGTGCGCATATATCTCAAACTCCTCAAAGGTATTGAAACATTCCAGTTAAGCAAATAACACGTGCTTCACGGGAGAATCCGTTCATCAGCAAAATGACAAATGAAGCGACCGCCTCACTGATAACCAATAGAATCTTATAGATTAGTGTCTGTCCAGAAATGAGGCTTTTGGATGGAGATCCAGGACTGCGAAAAAAATAAGCGCCGGCATATGCATGATATCGGAGTCTCGTAGACTCGCTTACCTCCGAGCATTATTTTTTTGAGCAAGACGCAGAGATACTTCCATAAAGACCTTTTATGGACAGGGACTAATTAACACAGGTCCGGATTATAGTCAATATCTCTTCATTTTGTAACTCTTTCTGCCGATAAGAATTTCATAACCGGCGAAACAACCTCGGAAAAAACAGCTGCATTTCCCAAGGGTGTTGAAAAATGCCGCCAGCGCAGACAGTAACAGGTCGAATAAGGCGGGCAAACAGATCCTGCCCAAGACTACCCGATCTCTCGGAGTCGCGCATTCCCGAGCCGACTCGAATACCCCGATCTCTGCGCAGTAGCTTTTCGACACCCATTAAGATGGAGGGTCCGGATGGCTATATGGCGTTTTTCAATAGAGGAAGACACGGTAAGGCACGGCAACCATGAAAGAAGCAGAATCACTGCCCAGGGTTGCAATGAACCCTTCAAAGACAGATACTGGTGCCCCAAAATGCATTGGTTCAAAATATCTCCCTGCCCTTTTGTCAACAGGCAGGAATGTGAGAATTATGAAACCATGTGCGGTTGTCTGTAATTTTGACGCTGGATATTGAAGGCCGACTCGGCCATTAGACTCTGATATTGATCTCAAACCCGGAGGAGTTGTAAGGCTTGAGATAAACAACTGATCGCGATGAATGGAGAGGGGTTGTATTCAACGATTCGCTGGATTCAAGAGTAACACCCACCAGATCCAGCATCTGCTGCGCCTCGGTCATTTCCTGGCCGCTTTCACTCTGTATCGGAGTTACATCCTCGGAATCATCATTTTCCTTTTCCCGGGTTTGAGCACGGGCCTGAACTTGCTTCATTCTGAGAACCCGCAACTCATCACTTGCCTGCAATATTTTTGAGGAGGCCTCTGACGCAACACTTCTATCCTGAGGAGAAGGATCAACCGGAGCAAGAGCTGCGGCCCGGACAACATTCATTTTGGTTATTGTGGCCTTTGGACTAGCCTCAGCAGAGGTGTCAATCCTCACCTCGCCTGCAACCGCATAAGTGCCGCCGTCAGGACCTTTTTCGTATTGAAAATTGGCCTTTCCCCGTGCATAGGGGCCGGCGGCGGAGAGATGAGCCCTTTCATGGGCACGGACCGCTTTATCAATTTGTTTCAATTCGCTAATCATCAGCTGTTCAGACCGCGAAAGCGGTTGCCCGTCGCTCCCCTTTGGAGCCAGGGGAGAAGCCTCTGACTGATTTTCCTGAACAGGCACCTTTTCACCGGTGATGTCGTCACCAGTAGACAGGGGTACACCTTGTGCTGCGCCCTGGCCGGTGGTGCCCGCCTGCGCGGCATAGGCGCGGGCAGCGCATGCCCCACAATTTCCGCAGGAGCAGCTTTTTGTGCCCTTCTCCAATGGAACCGCACTATTCAAGCGGCTCGGCCCCAGGTTAAAGGCCTCCGGAGATACAGTTCCCGGGCTATTATTGATGGGGGTTCCGGCAGAGGACATACCGGTATCTGGACTGCGGAGTTTTCCGGTGTGAGAAGAACTTATGAACTGAATTTCCTTCATGCCGGTCTCACCTCCGGGGTGAAAGTTGAGCTGAACGAAGGAGAAAGGAACAACTGATATTTAAACAATATTACAATACAATAATAAAAGTCAAGGCAGCAATTTTGATGGCTCAACAAAAAGTTCAAGCCTGAGTTATCGCCTTTCATAATATCAACAAGTTAATTACGGCATACGCCTCCTGCTGTTAACGCTGTAGACAATTTTGACTTTCCGCACAAGGGTAAAATAATCATACTCCCGGAAGTCATGAGGCTCCCGCAATCCTCTGATCAATGGGCACAAAGCTACGCCTCTTCGGGCCGACATAAATCTGCCTTGGCCGGCCTATCCTCCAGTTCGGATCATCCCACATCTCCTTCCAATGAGCAATCCAGCCCGGCAGGCGACCCAGGGCGAACATTACGGTAAACATATCAGTGGGTATACCGATGGCCCGATATATGATCCCGCTGTAAAAATCCACATTCGGGTAGAGATGTCTTTCCACAAAATAATCGTCCTTCAGGACGACTCCCTCTATCTCCTTGGCGATGTCAAGCAGCGGGTCGCTGAGATTGAGTTCGCCGAGCATCTTATCGCAGACATTTTTGACTATCCGCGATCTGGGGTCAAAGGTTTTATAGACTCTATGCCCGAAACCGGAAAGCCGCAACGGGTCGTTGGGATCCTTGGCCCTTGCAATAAATTTCTTATAATCCCCACCGGATCGGTAAACCTCTTCAAGCATTTCAACAACCGCCTGGTTGGCGCCGCCGTGCAGAGGCCCCCACAGGGCGCTGATCCCCGCAGAAATAGAAGCATATAAATTCACCCTGGCGCTGCCGACCAGTCTCACCGTGGAGGTGGAACAATTCTGTTCATGATCTCCATGCAGAATAAGAAGCTTGTTTAAAGCATCAACAACCGTGTTATTTATATCGTAGGGCTGCACCGGTGAATCAAACATCATATGCAGAAAATTGGCGCAATAAGAAAGATCATGCCGCGGGTAAACCAGTGGATGGCCCTTTGATTTCTTATAGGAAAACGCCGCAACCGTCCGTACCTTGGAAATCAGCCTGGCAGCCATCTTATCAATATTTTCAAATGGATTATCGGTCATTTCCGGATAAAAGCTGCACAGCGAATTGACCATGGTTGAAAGAATAGCCATGGGCGGGGCGCCAGGAGGAAAACTATCAAAAAAATGAATCATGTCTTCATGAATGAGAGCGAATCTGCCAAGCATCTGGCTGAATTTCGACAATTCCTCGCGGGTGGGCAGGTTTCCATGAACCAGAAGATAGGCAACTTCCACAAAGGTACAGTTTTCAGCAAGCTCCTCAATACCATAACCCCGGTAACTGAGAATCCCTTTTTCTCCATCGAGAAAAGTGATATCACTGCTGCAGGAACCCGTATTCATAAAACCGCTGTCAAAAGTAATGTAGCCCGTCTGGGACCTTAATGATCTGATATCAATTGCCTTTTCTCCTTCAGTGCCTTCAATGATCGGTAATTGAAACTTTTTCCCCTCAATCATTACCTCGGCATATTCATTATTAAATTTATGGTCCGGCATAGTTATGAATCCTTGTATATTATTTAATCGTGCCTTACTGTAAACAGAATCTCTATGTATAATCAAGACCTGCCCCGGCACAAGGGGAAATAACTCTTCCTGTAAAAATCCAGCCTGTCGGTCATGGAGAAGAAACATCAAAACGGGCTATTATAGAAAAAAGCCCGGGAATATTCAAGAGATTAAGGTTTACGAACTTATGAGTCAAGACTGGGAAACAAGCCCTTCCTACCAGAAACGCCTGTCGATATTTATCAACGAAGTAACAATATACCCGGTTTCCTGTGAAAAATTATCCAACGGCAGGACCGATCGCCAGTGGATTGACAAGGTGCTTGCCGGTGGCGCGCGGATCGTGCAGCTGCGGGACAAGTTATCCGACGATAGAACCCTGCTTGAAAAAGCGCATTATTTCCGCCGGAAATCCCGTGAAGCAGGGGCGTTATTCATTGTCAACAACCGGCTGGATATCGCCTTGTTGTCGGACGCCGACGGCATCCATCTTGGAAACTCCGACATCCCGACCCAGGAAGCAAGAAGACTGGCCCCTGAATTGATTATCGGGGTTTCCTGCAACACCAGAGAACAGGCTGCCAGCGCTAAAGCCAGGGGCGCCTCGTACTTTAATATAGGCCCTCTTTTTCACACCGGCACCAAACAGGGGCTTTCTACCTTCCTTGGGTCCGAGGCGATTGCTGACTTTTCATCGGTCTGCGACCTGCCCTATTCGGTCATGGGCGGCATCAAACTCGACCACGTCGAGGAACTTGCGGCAAAAGGCGCCAGAAGAATCGCCGTGGTAACCGCCCTCACCCAGGCGGAAGATGTTGAAAATGAAACCAGGAAATGGATAAATCGGATCAAATCCGCACAACAAAAATAACCGGATTGTTTAGTGCCTTAGCGCTGGGATTCTGCAACAAAAAAACAACACCAGGAGTCTTCGGCGATCAATACCCAAGCCTAACAGCCTTTAACCTAAACACCTACAGCCTTTCTTATTAATGAAAACTATGACGACCAAATCATTAACAGAACAACTGAAGCACATCAAGCTGCTCATGAAATATGCAGTTCCCGAGGAATATTCTGAAGAAGCGATGGAGTTTGTCCAGCGCTTCGAAACAGACATTATTGCACTCAACATTTTTCATGCTTTTTACAGCTACCTGCCCGATGCAAAAGATGACGCCATCAGACGCTTCAGAATTATGGCCCGCAAACAAGGCACATTTCTGATCTGCGCCGAAACAATTCATGCGCAATATTTTTATGTAACCACCAGTGAACAAGCGGAATACCTGGGTTCCCTTTCAGAAGGAATCTGGGACCAGGAGGTGCTCGACTTTTTCGGTTATGAGAGCAGGCAGACCTTTTTAGATAAACACCATGATACAGGCAAATTTCCGGAATATACCCCCGCATACATGAATCAGGCGCTCTGTCCGGTATGCCACACGGCTGAAGGTGAATTACATTTTTTCGGCTGCCCGGTGGAGGTCTGTCCCTGGTGCGGCAGCCAGCTCACCATATGTAATTGCCGTTTTGAAACGCTGGGAACGAATCTACTGACCGGAGACCAGCAACTTGAGCGGTTGCTGGAAAAACTCAAAGAAAAAGGCCGGGTGGTTTTTGATCCAAAAAACCAGAACCCGACCTATATCAAAGATCCGGGACAGCTTCCGGAAATAGAATGACAGCTTTTTCACCTTACTAAAGTGTATCAGGATGGAGGCGCCTGTTGCGTGCAAATTCTTCCGTTGAGGCACTTTGGACGCAACAGACAATACCCGCTTATTTCATCGACTTGAAATATTTGTAGAACTCTGAATCCGATGTAAGTATGACCTTGGTATTCGGACCTAGCGCAGTTTTATAGCTCTCCATGGATTTATAAAACGCGTAGAATTCCGGATCTTTATTATACGCGTCGGCATAAATGCGGGCCGCCCCGGCATCCGCCTTGCCCTTGATTTCCAAGGCCTCACGACTGGCAGTGGAGGTAATGTCCTTGAGCTCGCGGTCAACCTTGCCGAGAATCTCCGCCTTCTGCCCCTCGCCCAACGACCTTTTCTCGGCAGCGATTCTTTTGCGCTCGGAAATCATTCTTTCATAAACCTTAAGCCGGACGCTATCAATGTAATTCACCCGCTTGAACATGACATCGACAAGCTCGATGCCGTAATTCGGCGTCACCTTTGATGCATCTTCATGGATCATTTTGGCAATTTTATCGCGTCCCAGAGTGATTGTTTCAATTTCTTCCTCGCGCACTACCCTGTTCTGGGCCGCTTCACCCTGTTCCCAATCCGAACTCCTGATTATTTCAACAAGGTTGTTCTTGTTCACCAGACCCCGCACCGTAGAGTCGATAACATCATCAAGAATGGTCTGCGCACGGGTCTCATTGTTAACCGCCTGGAGAAACTTCAGGGGGTCGGCAATCCGCCATCTTGCGGTGACATCAAGATAGACAAAGGTCTTATCGTTTGTCGGTATCTGGTTTGGATCACCATCCCAGATAAGTATTTTCTTTTCATAATAGGTAACTTTCTGAATAAGCGGTGTCTTGAATTTCAAGCCGGCCTCGGTGGCTGGCTCCCCGACAGGTTTGCCGAATTCCGTGACCACGGCCTGCATGCCTTCGGGTAAAATGTAAAACCCGTCCAAGACCGTCATTCCCACACCAATCACCAGAGCAATAATTATATATCGA from Pseudomonadota bacterium includes these protein-coding regions:
- the hflC gene encoding protease modulator HflC, which produces MNNIFRYIIIALVIGVGMTVLDGFYILPEGMQAVVTEFGKPVGEPATEAGLKFKTPLIQKVTYYEKKILIWDGDPNQIPTNDKTFVYLDVTARWRIADPLKFLQAVNNETRAQTILDDVIDSTVRGLVNKNNLVEIIRSSDWEQGEAAQNRVVREEEIETITLGRDKIAKMIHEDASKVTPNYGIELVDVMFKRVNYIDSVRLKVYERMISERKRIAAEKRSLGEGQKAEILGKVDRELKDITSTASREALEIKGKADAGAARIYADAYNKDPEFYAFYKSMESYKTALGPNTKVILTSDSEFYKYFKSMK
- the thiE gene encoding thiamine phosphate synthase gives rise to the protein MSQDWETSPSYQKRLSIFINEVTIYPVSCEKLSNGRTDRQWIDKVLAGGARIVQLRDKLSDDRTLLEKAHYFRRKSREAGALFIVNNRLDIALLSDADGIHLGNSDIPTQEARRLAPELIIGVSCNTREQAASAKARGASYFNIGPLFHTGTKQGLSTFLGSEAIADFSSVCDLPYSVMGGIKLDHVEELAAKGARRIAVVTALTQAEDVENETRKWINRIKSAQQK
- a CDS encoding citrate synthase, with protein sequence MPDHKFNNEYAEVMIEGKKFQLPIIEGTEGEKAIDIRSLRSQTGYITFDSGFMNTGSCSSDITFLDGEKGILSYRGYGIEELAENCTFVEVAYLLVHGNLPTREELSKFSQMLGRFALIHEDMIHFFDSFPPGAPPMAILSTMVNSLCSFYPEMTDNPFENIDKMAARLISKVRTVAAFSYKKSKGHPLVYPRHDLSYCANFLHMMFDSPVQPYDINNTVVDALNKLLILHGDHEQNCSTSTVRLVGSARVNLYASISAGISALWGPLHGGANQAVVEMLEEVYRSGGDYKKFIARAKDPNDPLRLSGFGHRVYKTFDPRSRIVKNVCDKMLGELNLSDPLLDIAKEIEGVVLKDDYFVERHLYPNVDFYSGIIYRAIGIPTDMFTVMFALGRLPGWIAHWKEMWDDPNWRIGRPRQIYVGPKRRSFVPIDQRIAGAS
- a CDS encoding pyridoxal phosphate-dependent aminotransferase, yielding MRTNIVHPGAGELTYEIRNIVSVGERLQEFGIKTYWENIGDPIAKGEKIPEWMKKIVADFALEDSSYAYCPTKGILETRKFLAERTNKRGGAQITAEDIIFFNGLGDAISKVFKMLKETARVVVPSPSYTTHSSAEAAHAGDRPVCYRLDPHNHWYPDLDDLEKRIKYNPQVAGILIINPDNPTGAVYPEEILRGMIALVKKYDLFIICDEVYLNIIYNGKHTVPISDIIGEVPAIAMRGISKEMPWPGSRCGWIEVYNGHKDPMFEQFVQSVLNAKMLEVCSTTLPQKCIPALLSHPKYDAYLEERVRRYEKFSNIAYDCLKNIKGVLANCTNGAFYMSVAFEDGVLNHKQTLPIANASVQKQVEALVSGENVQPDKRFVYYMLGATGVCVVPLSSFATEMQGFRVTLLERDEDRFRKIFKIIADSIEQYIKS